The following proteins are encoded in a genomic region of Gouania willdenowi chromosome 6, fGouWil2.1, whole genome shotgun sequence:
- the creb3l2 gene encoding cyclic AMP-responsive element-binding protein 3-like protein 2: MEILDSSEPFLHWDRNLSELSEAGDMDCVLYNNHFSELLDDLTHDALLGQLLSDPFLSGGRGGTEAMEGEDGSDLSPSSPLPPHITAEHSYSLCGDSRPQSPLSHLTGEHGSEAESDGDSTEWPMEQEEAMESFLCEAPSLLPALSLTLGSSEGSRAPEAPAPSPPPAAPPAPTAANSSSSQSKGIKIKEENIIPQIKLEPHEVDQFLNLSPKGLESLQMPPTPPSSHGSDSEGSQSPAHAPPSLSCPTSPTSPTPAQGNMKVSPRAASSLSNSPLLTAPHKLQGSGPLMLTEEERRTLVAEGYPVPTKLPLTKAEEKALKKIRRKIKNKISAQESRRKKKEYMDALEKKVENCSNENNELRRKVENLECTNKSLLQQLQSLQAAVAGKVPKSCRVAGTQTSSCLMVVVLCFALFLGSFYPGGLSPCSSVTETGLSSKQMDVKEAYTATVKSRSLLSTFEDEQPHLLGLGGEYPDQWEETPAVVMAAWRRSEQQKVAVEENAETHPPSRNINDTQTANNVLLDLHRSLEQRANESRSKVIDLEQTVKETS; the protein is encoded by the exons CATTTCTCTGAGCTCCTGGACGACCTTACCCATGATGCTTTGCTGGGTCAGCTGCTCAGCGATCCCTTCCTGTCTGGAGGCAGAGGCGGCACGGAGGCCATGGAGGGCGAGGACGGCAGCGACCTGTCCCcgtcctcccccctccccccacacaTCACCGCTGAGCACAGCTACTCCTTGTGTGGAGACAGTCGGCCTCAGTCTCCTCTGTCACACCTGACTGGAGAGCACGGCAGTGAAGCTG AGTCTGACGGGGATTCTACTGAGTGGCCCATGGAGCAAGAGGAAGCCATGGAAAGCTTTCTGTGTGAGGCCCCGTCCCTCCTCCCAGCCCTATCTCTGACTCTGGGCTCCAGTGAGGGGTCCCGGGCTCCTGAAGCACCGGCTCCATctcctcctccagctgctcctcctGCTCCAACCGCcgccaacagcagcagcagccagagCAAAGGCATCAAG ATTAAGGAGGAAAATATCATCCCTCAGATTAAACTGGAGCCTCACGAGGTCGACCAGTTCCTCAATCTCTCCCCCAAAG GCCTGGAATCCCTGCAGATGCCTCCCACTCCTCCCAGTTCCCACGGCAGTGACTCAGAAGGCAGTCAGAGCCCAGCTCACGCCCCCCCAAGCCTCTCCTGCCCCACCTCCCCCACCAGTCCCACCCCGGCCCAGGGCAACATGAAGGTGTCGCCTCGTGCTGCTTCATCCCTGTCCAACTCACCcctcctcactgctcctcaC AAGCTGCAGGGCTCGGGGCCGCTGATGCTGACTGAGGAGGAGCGTCGCACGCTGGTGGCTGAAGGTTACCCCGTCCCCACCAAACTACCGCTCACCAAAGCAGAAGAAAAGGCGCTGAAGAAGATCCGCAGGAAGATCAAGAACAAG ATTTCAGCTCAGGAGAGCCGCAGAAAGAAAAAGGAGTACATGGACGCTTTGGAGAAGAA GGTGGAGAATTGCTCCAATGAAAACAATGAGCTACGCAGGAAGGTGGAGAATCTGGAGTGCACGAACAA GTCtctgctgcagcagctgcagTCTTTACAGGCGGCCGTGGCAGGAAAAGTCCCCAAATCCTGCAGAGTGGCTGGTACCCAGACCTCCTCCTGCTTAATG GTGGTCGTGTTGTGTTTCGCTCTGTTTTTGGGGAGTTTTTACCCCGGTGGGTTGAGCCCCTGCTCCAGCGTCACTGAAACAGGCCTTTCCTCCAAACAGATGGATGTCAAAGAAGCATACACAGCCACAG TGAAGTCCAGAAGTCTGTTATCAACCTTCGAGGACGAGCAGCCGCATCTGCTCGGCTTGGGCGGAGAATATCCTGACCAATGGGAGGAGACGCCGGCCGTCGTCATGGCAGCGTGGCGTCGTTCAGAGCAGCAGAAAGTCGCGGTGGAGGAAAATGCGGAGACGCATCCGCCTTCCAGGAATATAAACGACACGCAGACGGCAAACAACGTTCTCCTGGACCTACACAG GTCACTGGAGCAGAGAGCGAACGAGAGCAGAAGTAAAGTCATCGATCTGGAGCAAACGGTCAAAGAGACCTCGTGA